In Deltaproteobacteria bacterium, a genomic segment contains:
- a CDS encoding MerR family transcriptional regulator, protein MKRKGYIISQAVEMTGTDEVTLLSYEREGLIEPLIEEGERFYTDEHIEKVMMIKRLTDDLGVNMAGVEVILNMREQMLNMQSEFEKIIDEMKLGILKELNDYESRLRRPRIESKAGKCLKVKIED, encoded by the coding sequence ATGAAGAGGAAAGGTTATATAATCAGCCAGGCTGTTGAAATGACGGGAACCGATGAAGTAACCCTTCTTTCCTATGAAAGGGAGGGACTTATTGAGCCCCTTATTGAAGAGGGGGAGCGGTTCTATACTGATGAGCATATTGAGAAGGTCATGATGATAAAAAGACTTACCGATGATCTCGGTGTCAATATGGCCGGTGTGGAAGTCATTTTAAACATGCGTGAGCAGATGCTCAATATGCAAAGCGAGTTTGAAAAGATTATCGATGAGATGAAGCTCGGCATTTTGAAAGAACTGAATGATTATGAGTCGAGGCTTAGAAGGCCGAGGATTGAAAGTAAGGCGGGAAAATGCTTAAAGGTTAAGATTGAAGATTAA
- a CDS encoding PilZ domain-containing protein, translating into MIELRICPQCNKVFYSNSKESSPPCVYCGYVLIERCEERKEVSQDMTLTINGRKKGVTLKDYSPNGAMVVYVGSEIPVNTSFLFEIRELNIKKAAKIVWSKKINKSISATGIRFCR; encoded by the coding sequence ATGATTGAGTTAAGAATTTGTCCCCAATGCAACAAGGTTTTTTATTCTAACAGCAAAGAGTCTTCTCCTCCTTGCGTGTATTGTGGCTATGTACTCATAGAGAGATGTGAAGAGAGAAAGGAAGTATCACAGGATATGACACTTACCATTAACGGTCGAAAAAAGGGCGTAACACTAAAAGATTATTCTCCCAATGGCGCTATGGTCGTTTATGTAGGCAGCGAAATTCCTGTTAACACTTCTTTCTTATTTGAAATAAGGGAATTGAATATTAAAAAAGCCGCTAAAATCGTTTGGTCAAAAAAAATAAACAAGTCCATATCGGCAACAGGGATTCGTTTTTGCCGGTAA
- a CDS encoding response regulator transcription factor: MSISVVISFSNKLFSEGIKKLLENDPRIKVESVSSPGKKEAKRSLALKPDILLLDFTALYNDFSFLDESSLIKMILFDTGCGENNITHAIVTRGVKGVVLSNSSIDLLVKAVKAVAEGDVWFDKATVKNLLTGMNSIKSEDKEVLTKREKEVVTLVGKGYKNKEIAKKLYISEPTVKTHLHRIFQKLEVSNRPQLITYALKNPEISGLSLD; the protein is encoded by the coding sequence TTGTCTATAAGTGTCGTTATTTCTTTCAGTAATAAACTCTTTTCCGAGGGGATAAAAAAGCTGCTCGAAAATGATCCCCGAATAAAGGTGGAAAGCGTTTCGTCCCCCGGAAAAAAGGAAGCAAAAAGATCTTTAGCCCTTAAACCGGATATTCTTTTACTCGATTTTACTGCCCTTTATAATGATTTTTCCTTCCTCGATGAGTCAAGTCTTATCAAAATGATACTTTTTGATACGGGATGCGGGGAAAATAATATTACTCATGCCATTGTGACAAGAGGTGTCAAGGGTGTTGTGCTCAGTAATTCTTCCATTGATTTGCTTGTAAAGGCAGTTAAGGCAGTCGCTGAAGGTGACGTCTGGTTTGATAAGGCGACGGTGAAGAACCTTCTCACAGGCATGAACTCAATAAAGAGTGAAGATAAAGAGGTCCTTACGAAAAGAGAAAAGGAGGTGGTTACCCTCGTTGGCAAGGGTTATAAAAATAAAGAAATTGCAAAAAAACTTTATATCAGTGAGCCTACCGTTAAAACACATCTGCACAGAATTTTTCAGAAGCTGGAAGTTAGCAACAGACCCCAATTGATTACCTACGCCCTAAAGAATCCGGAAATTTCAGGTTTATCTCTCGATTAG
- the dnaJ gene encoding molecular chaperone DnaJ codes for MPKKDYYKMLEVDKKASDADIKKAFRKLARKYHPDVNPNNEEAEAKFKEINEAYEVLGDTEKRKQYDTMGDSFFEGFRPSGSGFEGFSSQDFENLFRGTGGFEDIFGGIFGRGGARRAAPQKGEDLKYRMEIDLEEVVTGKKVDISFYHSTSCTSCGGSGEKPGGKSDTCSRCGGSGNAALSRGFMRVQQTCPACNGAGRVNVEACSSCGGKGEIAKHEKLSVKIPAGADNGSMIRLAGKGNAGRHGGPSGDLYIETKIRDKAGFKRDGRDITVEALISVPQAILGDTIEVSTIDGKASMKIPKGTQNGQKFRLKGKGLPPMGGGKRGEQYVLVTVNIPKNLDGEAEDLVRALGRKLRS; via the coding sequence ATGCCGAAAAAAGATTATTATAAAATGCTGGAAGTAGATAAGAAGGCAAGTGATGCCGACATAAAGAAGGCCTTTAGAAAGCTTGCAAGAAAATACCATCCCGATGTTAATCCCAACAACGAAGAGGCGGAAGCAAAGTTTAAGGAGATCAACGAAGCCTATGAGGTGCTCGGTGATACTGAAAAAAGGAAGCAGTACGATACGATGGGTGACAGCTTTTTTGAAGGTTTCAGGCCGAGCGGCAGCGGCTTTGAAGGATTCAGTTCTCAGGATTTTGAAAACCTCTTTAGGGGAACAGGCGGATTTGAAGATATTTTCGGGGGGATTTTCGGTCGTGGCGGAGCCCGGCGTGCTGCGCCTCAAAAAGGTGAAGACCTTAAGTACAGGATGGAAATTGACCTGGAAGAGGTTGTGACCGGCAAAAAGGTGGATATCTCCTTTTATCATTCGACGAGTTGCACAAGCTGTGGTGGCAGTGGCGAGAAGCCGGGAGGCAAGAGTGATACCTGCTCCCGCTGCGGAGGAAGTGGTAATGCAGCCCTTTCACGAGGCTTTATGAGGGTGCAGCAGACCTGCCCTGCCTGTAACGGCGCCGGCAGAGTCAATGTGGAGGCCTGTTCTTCCTGTGGAGGGAAGGGGGAGATTGCAAAGCATGAAAAGCTGAGTGTCAAAATACCGGCCGGGGCAGATAACGGTTCCATGATAAGGCTGGCAGGAAAGGGGAATGCCGGGAGGCATGGCGGGCCATCGGGAGATCTCTATATTGAAACGAAGATAAGGGATAAGGCGGGCTTTAAAAGGGATGGCCGGGATATTACCGTTGAAGCCCTTATCTCTGTGCCGCAGGCTATTTTAGGTGACACCATAGAAGTGTCTACTATTGATGGCAAGGCAAGTATGAAAATACCTAAAGGGACACAAAATGGCCAGAAATTCAGGCTGAAAGGGAAGGGTCTTCCTCCTATGGGCGGTGGAAAGCGGGGAGAACAGTATGTTCTTGTTACCGTTAATATTCCGAAGAACCTTGACGGGGAGGCGGAGGACCTTGTCAGGGCTCTCGGCAGAAAGTTAAGGAGTTAG
- a CDS encoding polysaccharide export protein, whose protein sequence is MRKYKIKGPQIAAYAFFAILLIFAAPNALAEEADESKANNPSAYLIGPEDILEISVWKNEDLSKVVRVRPDGVISLPLIGDVIAAGLSPAELQNIIIEKLKKYQNAAVVSVIVGEVNSYRVFVVGEVVRPDTYILRRKTSVIQAVAMAGGFTPFAKKNRIVLIREKGNNNGNVKKKIRIYFDDIVDAGEKYDNNLTLIPGDTLFVP, encoded by the coding sequence ATGAGAAAATATAAAATTAAAGGACCCCAAATAGCTGCTTATGCTTTTTTTGCAATCCTTTTAATCTTTGCGGCGCCTAATGCGCTTGCTGAAGAAGCAGATGAGAGCAAGGCTAATAATCCTTCCGCTTACCTTATCGGTCCTGAAGATATTCTCGAAATCTCTGTCTGGAAGAATGAAGACTTGTCAAAAGTGGTAAGAGTAAGGCCTGACGGGGTGATTTCTCTCCCCCTCATTGGAGATGTGATTGCCGCCGGCCTCAGTCCGGCAGAATTGCAAAATATAATAATTGAAAAATTGAAAAAGTATCAGAATGCCGCTGTTGTTTCCGTCATTGTCGGCGAGGTTAACAGCTATAGAGTCTTTGTTGTCGGTGAAGTGGTAAGGCCTGATACGTATATATTGAGAAGAAAGACTTCGGTTATTCAGGCCGTCGCCATGGCAGGCGGCTTTACGCCTTTTGCCAAAAAGAACAGGATTGTCTTGATCAGGGAAAAAGGGAATAACAACGGTAATGTTAAAAAGAAAATTCGCATTTACTTTGATGACATTGTAGATGCCGGTGAAAAATATGATAACAATTTAACCTTAATTCCGGGAGATACCCTCTTTGTCCCGTAG
- a CDS encoding DNA internalization-related competence protein ComEC/Rec2, whose protein sequence is MKINPLPRIILSRPLISITFLYIAGLFAGKTFEPEYIFSLQLLSLLSLLLLISFFYFKDIFPYALFLLFFPLGLFLSQGFGFIYAGKENVSQYAGRGRIIVEGTVLERNDLGPEKKLLIETAKVFEKESAAVVRGRILLTLKWGGESIVPGQRVRFRGKLKEPRNFGNPGHFDYEKYLHERGIYGTSYLKDDDSLAVIGGGSPLWERVYSYRRKVSAAIEESSLKESRGIIAAISIGDRGYIEEDLMRAFRKSGVAHLLAISGLHMGIVAFFFFRLFRWLLSRSESILLYNLAGKGAAMATLIPLTIYLLASGMATSAVRAYIMVVIFLFSLIMEREAHIYNTIAFAALVILFIWPPALFEVGFQLSFIAVLSIVYLVPKLERFPGTGRKSQKKDWKSKMATFVIVSIAASLGTAPLTAYYFTEVSFSAVISNLLIIPPGAFIAVPLSSLALFLSIFSMEAAKVMFFAASAVMKLPILLAQHISSIPYSSSIVVPPSGYEIVFYYLLLILIFSSYRKVAFSAMLILPLAFMFFKFSDNGHDEWSGKLSVTFISVGQGESAFIRFPRGKTMLIDGGGFYDNSFDVGRMVLRPFLLSRGVKRLDYVVITHPHPDHMYGLLHIVSEFSVRQLWTNGMPPFDDIYGEILDVSEKKGTLKKVINASSPPVEIEGVRIEFLHPPPGVMRFRSGTDINNGSIVMKVTFGNKSFLFTGDLEKEGERRLLSSDYDLKADVIKVGHHGSLTSSAKAFVRAVSPDYALFSVGHNNRFHFPKKAIVKRYMDVGSSLLRTDESGAVTFFTDGRELKVSTFR, encoded by the coding sequence TTGAAGATTAATCCCCTTCCCCGCATCATCCTTTCCCGGCCCCTTATAAGCATAACTTTTCTCTACATTGCCGGACTTTTTGCAGGGAAAACTTTTGAGCCTGAATATATTTTCTCTCTTCAGCTTTTGTCTCTCCTTTCGCTTCTGCTTCTTATTTCTTTCTTCTATTTTAAAGATATATTTCCTTACGCCCTTTTTCTTCTCTTTTTCCCTCTCGGTTTATTTCTCTCACAAGGTTTTGGTTTTATTTATGCCGGAAAAGAAAATGTAAGCCAATATGCGGGCCGGGGGAGGATAATCGTTGAAGGAACCGTCCTGGAAAGAAATGACCTGGGGCCTGAAAAAAAACTCTTAATAGAGACGGCAAAGGTTTTTGAGAAGGAAAGTGCAGCCGTCGTCAGGGGGCGCATACTGCTTACGCTTAAATGGGGTGGTGAAAGTATCGTGCCCGGCCAGAGGGTCAGGTTCAGGGGGAAACTTAAGGAACCACGCAATTTCGGTAATCCCGGTCACTTTGATTATGAAAAATATCTGCATGAACGGGGAATCTATGGGACATCCTATTTGAAAGATGATGATTCGCTGGCTGTTATCGGCGGCGGCAGTCCTCTTTGGGAAAGGGTTTATTCATACAGGCGGAAGGTAAGCGCCGCCATTGAGGAAAGCAGTTTAAAAGAGTCGAGGGGGATTATTGCCGCCATCAGCATCGGTGACCGCGGCTATATTGAAGAAGATCTCATGAGGGCATTCAGAAAGTCGGGGGTAGCGCACCTCCTGGCTATTTCAGGCCTCCATATGGGGATTGTGGCCTTTTTCTTTTTCAGGCTTTTCAGGTGGTTGCTTTCAAGGTCCGAGAGTATTCTTCTTTACAACCTGGCAGGCAAGGGGGCTGCCATGGCGACACTTATTCCGCTTACAATATACCTCCTTGCCTCGGGCATGGCAACTTCTGCCGTGCGGGCATATATTATGGTTGTTATTTTCCTCTTTTCCCTTATCATGGAAAGAGAGGCGCATATTTATAACACGATCGCCTTTGCAGCCCTTGTGATCCTCTTTATATGGCCGCCGGCTCTTTTTGAGGTTGGCTTTCAGCTCTCATTTATTGCTGTCTTGTCAATTGTTTACCTTGTTCCCAAACTGGAGCGATTCCCCGGGACAGGAAGGAAGAGTCAAAAAAAAGACTGGAAAAGCAAAATGGCAACCTTTGTCATTGTCTCTATTGCAGCATCACTGGGAACGGCTCCCCTGACTGCTTACTATTTTACGGAGGTCTCTTTTTCTGCCGTCATATCAAATCTCCTCATTATTCCACCGGGAGCTTTTATTGCAGTCCCTCTTTCAAGTCTCGCTCTTTTTCTCTCAATATTTTCAATGGAAGCGGCAAAGGTCATGTTTTTCGCGGCCTCTGCTGTTATGAAACTTCCCATTCTGCTCGCTCAGCATATCTCATCCATACCTTATTCATCATCCATTGTTGTCCCGCCATCAGGGTATGAGATCGTTTTTTATTATCTTCTTCTCATTTTAATCTTCAGTTCCTATAGAAAAGTCGCTTTTTCAGCAATGCTTATCCTTCCCCTTGCTTTTATGTTTTTTAAATTTTCGGATAATGGGCACGATGAATGGTCAGGGAAGCTAAGTGTGACCTTTATCAGCGTCGGCCAGGGAGAATCGGCTTTTATACGCTTTCCCCGGGGGAAAACAATGCTTATCGACGGGGGAGGGTTTTATGATAATTCCTTTGATGTGGGCCGCATGGTTTTGAGGCCTTTTCTTCTTTCCCGGGGTGTAAAAAGGCTGGATTACGTTGTCATTACCCATCCCCATCCCGATCATATGTATGGCCTTTTGCATATTGTTTCGGAATTTTCAGTCCGTCAACTCTGGACCAACGGCATGCCGCCCTTCGATGATATATATGGTGAAATCCTGGATGTTTCAGAAAAAAAAGGGACCCTGAAAAAGGTGATAAACGCTTCATCCCCTCCTGTTGAAATTGAAGGGGTAAGGATAGAATTTTTACACCCGCCGCCGGGAGTGATGAGATTCAGATCAGGGACGGATATCAATAACGGATCGATTGTCATGAAAGTGACTTTCGGTAATAAAAGTTTCCTTTTTACGGGAGATCTTGAAAAAGAAGGCGAAAGGAGACTATTAAGCAGCGACTATGATCTGAAGGCGGATGTCATAAAAGTTGGTCATCACGGCAGTCTTACATCGAGCGCGAAGGCTTTTGTCAGGGCTGTTTCTCCCGATTATGCGCTTTTTTCGGTGGGTCATAATAATCGTTTTCATTTTCCGAAGAAAGCAATTGTCAAACGCTACATGGATGTGGGAAGTTCTCTTTTAAGGACCGATGAATCGGGCGCCGTCACTTTTTTTACTGATGGCAGGGAATTGAAAGTCAGCACATTCAGGTGA